A single region of the Rhodothermia bacterium genome encodes:
- a CDS encoding SPOR domain-containing protein, giving the protein MNDPLPRFRREDVFQTAQIPESDIQSPIPNPAQAAAAVLDALSSDAPEEKVFFSEEHTHSATLAQDLPISGSSAAETIAESVSGFDETLHVAAPEITTEGFIAEIPHNTSEVPVDIRAVDGINRFVYDEAVGDPMDTASFGTPVVLAGTSLPPVIESAASPPPEVLPAPLPEDAKSSMEPSLGIPPIDIDPALLNLGNSLPDELQSPIIDLTKSVADLPDDAPNAGMDSPLMVLDAVSIPIPSEEALNNLADLQELAEAPSEISADAPPSPPKIGSEPVAPPPNDPKQEIAMMLEQDEPAFTVAVRYLETYRQDPTGESGADALFWAAENYQKAGLPGKARGLFQDFVRQFPEHPKVRTAQEYLQWIDVDTPSEEQVTRPTLNTALASQIPVEAKQPAMDVSSYSAPLPNFKPLGDQTAAQGSPTPLPKPASEETYHYVAPPVMGPAMRNPPAQPIPQTLRMAPAVAEQKPLEPVSTESSKATPVATATPVPLLLRAKNFVQSKPPKVRGLIYILSGLALFLIALVLFTLSRGLFSNTNGPTISQTGQTGTTTESLVQPSGTAPAPGTSGGTSLTGTGDDNTATGGSTGLAAGGGNDSTNAEAFKNPIEVQGGGDLNVPAGGWGWSLKFTSNRAELEKMAANLRSRGYRTGILTISSPQQGYRLVLGQFKTKDEAKAAKGKLPYDTPKDAWTVEIK; this is encoded by the coding sequence ATGAACGATCCATTGCCTCGATTTCGACGCGAAGACGTGTTCCAAACAGCACAAATTCCCGAATCAGATATACAGTCTCCAATTCCGAATCCGGCACAAGCAGCAGCAGCCGTATTGGATGCTTTGTCCTCTGATGCTCCTGAAGAAAAAGTTTTCTTTTCGGAAGAACATACACATTCCGCAACCCTCGCGCAGGACTTGCCTATTTCTGGAAGCTCTGCCGCCGAGACTATTGCAGAGAGTGTTTCTGGTTTTGATGAAACCCTCCATGTGGCTGCACCCGAAATTACAACAGAGGGCTTCATCGCTGAGATTCCGCATAACACATCAGAAGTACCTGTAGATATTCGTGCGGTGGACGGCATAAACCGATTTGTATATGATGAAGCCGTAGGCGACCCAATGGATACCGCCTCTTTCGGAACTCCGGTGGTCTTGGCAGGAACGTCCCTCCCTCCTGTTATCGAAAGTGCTGCCTCGCCTCCCCCCGAAGTCCTGCCCGCACCCTTGCCTGAAGATGCCAAGTCGTCTATGGAACCGAGTCTGGGCATCCCTCCTATAGACATTGACCCAGCATTATTAAACTTGGGAAATAGCCTGCCGGATGAATTACAATCCCCTATTATAGATCTCACAAAATCGGTAGCCGATTTACCGGATGATGCACCGAATGCCGGAATGGACTCACCCCTCATGGTACTTGACGCCGTATCCATCCCAATCCCCTCCGAAGAAGCCTTAAACAACCTTGCCGATTTGCAGGAACTGGCAGAAGCGCCATCGGAAATATCTGCTGATGCGCCACCCAGCCCACCCAAAATCGGATCAGAACCCGTTGCACCACCACCCAACGATCCTAAACAGGAGATCGCTATGATGTTAGAACAAGATGAACCGGCCTTTACCGTAGCTGTACGGTATCTCGAAACCTATCGCCAAGACCCTACGGGAGAATCGGGAGCCGATGCCCTTTTTTGGGCCGCAGAAAATTATCAAAAAGCGGGACTGCCCGGAAAAGCGCGTGGTTTATTTCAAGACTTTGTTCGACAATTCCCCGAACACCCTAAAGTACGAACCGCCCAAGAATATCTTCAATGGATTGATGTCGATACCCCTTCGGAAGAACAGGTAACACGTCCAACCCTAAACACCGCTTTGGCCTCACAAATACCTGTAGAAGCCAAACAGCCGGCAATGGACGTGTCCTCATATTCCGCACCATTGCCTAATTTCAAGCCCCTTGGTGATCAAACGGCGGCGCAAGGAAGTCCAACACCACTACCCAAACCAGCCTCCGAGGAGACCTACCACTACGTCGCGCCGCCCGTGATGGGGCCGGCCATGCGAAATCCTCCGGCGCAACCCATCCCCCAAACCCTCCGAATGGCGCCCGCTGTGGCGGAACAAAAGCCCTTGGAACCTGTATCTACGGAAAGTAGCAAAGCAACACCCGTTGCCACAGCCACTCCTGTTCCGCTTTTGTTACGAGCCAAAAATTTTGTACAATCTAAACCTCCCAAAGTGCGCGGCTTAATTTACATCTTGAGTGGCCTTGCCCTCTTCCTGATTGCCTTGGTCTTGTTCACGCTAAGTCGCGGACTTTTCTCCAATACAAACGGCCCAACCATCTCCCAAACCGGACAAACAGGTACAACCACCGAAAGTTTGGTACAACCTTCGGGTACAGCACCTGCACCGGGGACATCTGGGGGAACAAGCCTTACAGGTACGGGCGACGACAATACTGCAACCGGTGGTAGTACGGGACTTGCCGCAGGCGGCGGGAATGACAGCACAAATGCCGAAGCGTTCAAAAACCCCATCGAAGTACAAGGCGGTGGCGACCTTAATGTGCCCGCTGGAGGCTGGGGGTGGTCTCTTAAATTCACCTCGAACCGAGCAGAATTGGAAAAGATGGCTGCAAACCTGAGAAGTCGCGGATACCGCACAGGAATCCTCACCATCAGTTCGCCACAACAAGGCTATCGCTTGGTTTTAGGTCAGTTTAAAACGAAGGACGAAGCAAAAGCTGCCAAAGGGAAGTTGCCTTACGATACGCCCAAAGACGCTTGGACGGTCGAAATTAAATAA